The Panicum virgatum strain AP13 chromosome 3N, P.virgatum_v5, whole genome shotgun sequence genome includes the window GTTTCTGTATTTATATGTGGTATAGTTGATCGTTGAAAGTTGTTTCTTGCAGCAAATGAGAAGAGGCATCCTCCAGGGTTAGATGATGAATTATATCGCTTAGAAGAGATTTCCAGGGATGGAGTTTACCACAGGAGGCTTCAGGATGCGAAAATCTACAAAGTGGAGGGTTTTTTGAAAGCTTTGAATGAGGATTCTAACAAGCTTCGTAGAGTAAGGAATTCTATATTTAATATCCTGTATGCCCCTGTTTTCCAGCTATCTGTTTCATTCGCGTAATGTTGTTTTAATTTCCTGGCATGCAGATCCTCAAGATGGAAAAGCAACAAAATTCATggtcaagactgactaaacatGCTAGGGAGTGTGTTCTTGAAGATAGGCAGGAGCTGAAACGGTATCAGAGTGAAGAGGGAAATGTGGTGCTCTTTTTCGATTGTGTGCACAATCTTATTGGAGCAGCATTCCCGCATGAGTACATTGCATGCCAAAGATTTGACAAGGCTCAGAAGGTACATGCTTTATTCATCGTACACCAATGTCACTATTGTGACAATGTTCAACAATGGCTTGAACTTTTGATAATAATAGATGCAGTGTTCTGATCGCAGGCTTTAGCAAACAAGTGGAAATGTCACGCATATGACAAACTGGAGGGCATCTCACCTGATTTTATATTGAAAGGCAATATTCCTGAGCCAATTTCATCAAGCACTGATGTTGCTGCTGCCCCTTGTATTCTATCGGTGGGTGCATCACAGCCAATATTTTCTGCTAACCAGCTTTCTCCATATCAAGGTGACTAGGATAACATTTCTGAATTTTGACTGCTCTTACATTCGTCACTACAATTGTCTGATGATGGAATTTCTATTTAAATATCCAAGGAACTGGAGCAGCCCAAAATTTACCCTACGGCAAGCATGTAATGGGACAAATTTACCCAACTACAAACTGTGATCCCACCATTACTGAGGGTCTAAACACGCACTTTTACCAAGGTACTGTGACAAATGATTGTCCCCTCTTCAAAATATTAGAAAGTTATCTTTACGTTAAAAAATACTGTTCCCTCTTCAAAAGTCAAAACTATTACTTCTATTTGTTGACGTTTGTTCCCTCTTATTCTTTTCAGAAACATTTACATCTTATATTTCTCCTTTCCATGTGTTTTTTTTGCATCAGTTATTCTGATTTAATGATTTTAAAACTTACCAGGAAGTGGAACAGCTGAAAATTTGCCCCAGGAAGAGCATGTAAGGGGGTCAATTTATCCAATTACAAACTGTGGTCCCATTGTCACTGATCGTGATGATCTGAACACACGTTATTGCCAAGGTACTCTACTTTCAGAAATGGGTATCCCCTCTTCAAAAATATTaccagggtactttgtggtgtCCCTGAGGAGGACCCTCTTATCTCTTTCTAGAAAAATCTCCCTCTTATCTTCTCCCTTTCCATATGTTTATGTGTGAGTTATTCTGACACAATCTTTTTTAGACTTTACTCAGTAATTCTGATGCAATTCTTTTGAAACTTTACAGATCTGCATGGCCAGCAGCAGACATTTTTGCCTTGGCCAGAAAATCCCCAAGGCCTGATGGACTTTTCTTACCCAACAGAGGTGATGCAAATAGCAAAAACTCACCCTGATTTTTTGTACGTCCATTTCTTCTAGGATGCTTTGTTCACATTCAGTACCTTCATGTATTACTCAGCTCACAGACGGGCATTCATTTTGCAGTTGACGAGCATGAACTTCAACCTGTATCAGGACTCCTCAGGTGCATCAACCTCTGCTCAACCCAACTTTGGACCACATCATCATTCTCAATCCCATCAAATGGCGTCGGTTGCTGAGCAAGAGGAGGGACCCGACTGGCCTGAGTTCCCAGGATCAGGTCATGCTAACAACTTCCAGTGACCCTGGAGAATCCAGTTCCTGGTTGTACATACTACATAGCTTATATGTCATCTAGTTGGTAACTGTAGGGTGTGAATCGTGTGATGTTGTATCAGTCTGTTTGTGTACCATGTGCATAGACATTTCTTGCAATAGCATGATGTACAGATGTTGCTGTTGTATTGTTAATTTTTCGTATGTTTGCAAATGTACAAGTGATGGTTTTGATAgtcggaaaaaaaaagattcttTGTGTCGTAATGATTCTCAATTCCCTTGAAACGACTGAAATTCATGTCCAATGGGGACCCACAGAGTAAGGGTTACAAAACCATCTGAGGAGTCTGGAAAAGAAACAGAACTAGAGTGGGAGAGGATGAGGAAACAGTTGGAGCAAGAGAATCCTGGCACAttgcaagaaagaaaaaaacaaatctCAATCTGCTCCTGCCAAACAACGGGTGGTTGTGTTTCAGGCTGAGATGTCTCAACCCGGCAAGGAACTTATAGCATAATAATGATGATAAGGAACGAAGTTGTTTTTGACAAATGCACAATTATAGCATAACGATGATATAAAGAAGATGATGAGCCAAGCGTGTCGGTCATAGGAGATATCGggtcttcatttttttttttgcctcctATGGCTGGCCATTTAGTTTACAGATTGGCTTGTGATACTTTAATTGTTTTTTTGAACCTAGTTCAGCAGTAGTGTTGATCTACTTTGTGTAAGAATGTTTGGACTGATTTCCTCTTGGCAGGGGATGAAGCCGGGACTCTTTTATTATCTAAAAAAACTGGACTACTTCTGAATTTTAGATTACAACCaatgatatttttttctttttttcactaAGTTGTCTTTCGTAACATAGCCAAAGCATGGAAGTTACCAGTAAGAACAAGAGAAAGCATGCCAACTCTAATTCTGCAGGAACAAATAGGTAACAAATGCTGGTTTTTTGACTAATTATTGCTGCCTAcaaattgttttttttcctcTAAAATTGTTGTTGGCTCTAACAGGTCAGGAGCTGGTTCAAGTCAACCTGAGCCTCTTTCAATTGAGTTTGCTGACACTAAAGATCAATCAGCTATCAATGCAAAGGCCAAACCAAAGGCACCACAAAATgccaaaaagaaaacaaatattCCTATGCAGCCACTTGATAGTCCTGCAATGGGCACCCGAAGAAAGAAAATGGCTCCAGCAAGCCCTGCAATGAGTACAAGAAGCAAAAGAAGGCTTAGTTTGTGATGAATTTCTTGCATATGTTCTCCTTCTATGATGTATGTGTGAACAACCCTATTTGTACTCTGTTTATGCAGCAATTTGGATGTTTGTGTGAACTGAAATGCATGTGTGAACCTTATCTATTTGGGATCCAAATATATTTGTCATGATGTATCTATCAACCTATGCATGTGTGATATAATTGTGCTGTTGGCCTCTGTTATGCGCAtgaatttaaaaatattatcaACATGTACATGTACTTTATCTTTCAAAATGTTCATAAAAGGGACAAGGAAGGTATAGCTAACTTCAAATGGGCTAAATAAGGAATTTTCTTAACAAGGGTAAAATGGTCTTTTTACCATGTTGGTAACACCGTTACTACTCAAACTAACGGAAAGGCCAGAAAAGGGAGAGACTGAATTTAAGGGGCCAAATAGGGAAGACTTGAAAAAAAGAGGCCAACTAAGGAATAGCGAACTTTACATGGGCCAAATAGGGAATTTTTCCAATATGTATCGGTGTCTCAGTAGTAACTATCAAATTAAATTATTGAAGAAAAACCGGTAAACGACATGACCATAAGAAAATTGTAGGGATTTTGGACCTTTGTTGTAGAGTCTAGCATTTTTATTATGACAAAAAATCGGTAGGGTTTCAAACTCCAGTCCGACACACGGCTCAGATCCACTCTAAACATTGAGTGGACTACACCTACGAGTAATTCTTTTGCATTTTCGTCCTCGTTTTGTGCAAAAAGTTGCAACTGGAGTCACTACACGTTTACAACCTAGCTATTTAAGGTTCAGTCATCCATCAGTAAGCGGGACTAATGTCACTaaaccctctccctctcctaaTCGCTACAGTGTTTTTCATGCACACTGTATCCCAGCTACAGTACCGCAAAAGTGGCCCACGGCCTACTTAGCCCACCAGGCTGATTCTCTAACGGGCTGTTACAGGAGGAAAAGATGACCCTCCGAGGAACATGAAcccatgtatatgtatatgtatataatcCAGAGAAACACTTCTCGACAGGCCGGAAATGGGCAGTCAATGCAAGAAGATGCCTGAGTAATTGCACGCAGTGTGGTAGGAAATGCAACATGAACTTCCCTTTtttgggaaaaagaagaaatgaAATACAACCATGCGGGCAGCATCTGAAGACATACAGAATGTCAGAATGGTCAAAGAAACGAGCCTGAATATCCTCCTCTGTTCCTCATAGAAGCTGCAAGGAAAACAGCCTGAAATACAGCGaaaaatccttttttttttccgggCACCGTCCCTACATCTTTTCAGGTTTGCCCTCCTGAGTTTTATATCCTTTGCGTGTCCGACGGTGAGTTTTACATCACCAGGCAGGATAAGATAAATCTccccttgtttagttcccttcaaaattttaaaactttataagattccacgtcacatcgaatctttgaacgtatacatgaagtattaaatatagctaaataaaataactaatttcaaagtttgtctgtaatttgtgagacgaatcttttgagactagttAATCTATAACTagataataattatcaaatacaaacaaaaatacTACAGTATTTCACGCTTCCCTTTTACCCATCTAAGGGCTCTGTACGCGTCCGTGAGTCGCTGCCGTTGATTCTTGGAGAGTCGTCGCCCTCGGTCGTCGGCTCCTTTTGGTACAGCCGAGAGCAAATGGCAAGCTGCTATCTTCTTTTAAATATTCTGCCACTAGCAgcgtgacggaaccgccaaattaaaactctaattaagcgtaatgaccgtcatttgaacacattggGCGCATTatcttaacggcttaatttggcgatcttttctcaacccacggcccgatcgaaacatcaccggtagtcccacgcgaaggtggacgcagatggtacaagcacagcATAATACTTGAGAATATAAACTCAATGAGAGACGAAAcaataagttttacaaaccgagttcaaatatatgcaattaatttacaaaactttacaatagaTGGTCTGAAGTTCGAAATCAAAAGATCCTACAACTACTCTAGCTTTCACCAGTTCTGATCTAtcaataccggtcagaccggttctcccaaccggtcggaccggtcggcccTACCCGCCAAcaccaccggttagaccggtcccacagaccggtcagaccggtttgcgCAAAACAGAAAAGCTGCACACTCAGCCCCAAGTGTACAACTCGACAAAGCTCTAGCCTAAGGGTCTCtctccaccacttcccacccctctgcatctctgcGGGTGAATTTaacgcagcaggggcagaaatcgatgtccgggtgtcctgaaataataattgtggcaacaaagcctgagtatactaatactcagcaaggcttacccgaccagtgggtataacttagcccacatatctagacatgcaaagctttatGGCTGGTGGTTAGTTTGCATAAAAAGCTTCTAAAAtaagtccttatttttccacttttagctccaaatttaaTATACAAGAATCATTAACTAgtatttgcacctgctaagcaaATCATGACAAATATGTGATAATAATTCATGATAGCCATTTCCAAACATCACTTAAAATTTCATATagcattactacgatgcggtgctgcgatcaaggtgctcatgtccgagagcgactgacggcgaatcgatccgatttaaccttgcaaggtataCCTAACAaacacggcacgcgtatgccccatcggaccacacgcaccaactcttcccctccccgccttgaactacagaaccaccccacctTCATTTAGttagccgagctcaacgtgagaccaccaaaagtaaacatatgcaccccgtttctccgcgactactcgactcgccctacggggtggtgatgcagttctgtactttcgaaacaagacagtactaggcttaccggtttcgactacctcctactcccggcatgcggttagtataattcaaactcgatcaaagggccagacaacgaacggtccttaaccgacacagacggggctaacctCTCCCCACCTGGTCTCCAACTTCCTTTCCTTTCTTATCTAATTCAACATTCCATAAATTTAAATTAACTAAATGCCCTATATCTCACGAGTGCcccgaaatcactcgacttctaccgagttctattaagcatagcatttctatcgtcttctatatactagtataactcgaggaaacctaaggatcatgcaactagggttccaaacatatcctaaacctaatgcacaagtaatagaaacataaatataggtgtcataatttgaaataaaaagatgtgcaccagggcttgccttACGTCTGcggctcaacactggggtgagttgggccttgggccgactccccgcgaacctcctcctgcggggcttgcccctgcggctcctgtggctccgcaaccacctcgtatacgacctcctccgccgcggctgctacacgtatgtaTATGCGTATGACATGAGAATACATGCATGacttta containing:
- the LOC120666450 gene encoding calmodulin-binding protein 60 D-like isoform X2, which produces MRETSPSKPIRCPTAVVSSQPHKEPAFRGCPRFPDSFKLELNQEQATTDGSNTNIRLLFQNGLKQPIYTDENVTSENNAAIKLAMIQGDNVVTSGALSGAKVEILVLRCEFSNKCRDNWTEDDFDKHIMQGRDGQDLVLGTEWLTNGEVELSKIRFKEGSCRKKVIIAARVCKSEKTSGRVQEAIMKPVLVLDRRNKPNEKRHPPGLDDELYRLEEISRDGVYHRRLQDAKIYKVEGFLKALNEDSNKLRRILKMEKQQNSWSRLTKHARECVLEDRQELKRYQSEEGNVVLFFDCVHNLIGAAFPHEYIACQRFDKAQKALANKWKCHAYDKLEGISPDFILKGNIPEPISSSTDVAAAPCILSVGASQPIFSANQLSPYQGTGAAQNLPYGKHVMGQIYPTTNCDPTITEGLNTHFYQGSGTAENLPQEEHVRGSIYPITNCGPIVTDRDDLNTRYCQDLHGQQQTFLPWPENPQGLMDFSYPTELTSMNFNLYQDSSGASTSAQPNFGPHHHSQSHQMASVAEQEEGPDWPEFPGSGHANNFQ
- the LOC120666450 gene encoding calmodulin-binding protein 60 D-like isoform X1 yields the protein MFAEPPPAKRQKTAPSGEAPMPRSRMLRQTLFVVMFLVRMSVRIASFTKIRRLVQRYVGHAFRVVSGQIDGLRHEVARGHRQIDSLYCEVVRGHREIEILRNEVGRLTHPCSNYHADQLARLELNQEQATTDGSNTNIRLLFQNGLKQPIYTDENVTSENNAAIKLAMIQGDNVVTSGALSGAKVEILVLRCEFSNKCRDNWTEDDFDKHIMQGRDGQDLVLGTEWLTNGEVELSKIRFKEGSCRKKVIIAARVCKSEKTSGRVQEAIMKPVLVLDRRNKPNEKRHPPGLDDELYRLEEISRDGVYHRRLQDAKIYKVEGFLKALNEDSNKLRRILKMEKQQNSWSRLTKHARECVLEDRQELKRYQSEEGNVVLFFDCVHNLIGAAFPHEYIACQRFDKAQKALANKWKCHAYDKLEGISPDFILKGNIPEPISSSTDVAAAPCILSVGASQPIFSANQLSPYQGTGAAQNLPYGKHVMGQIYPTTNCDPTITEGLNTHFYQGSGTAENLPQEEHVRGSIYPITNCGPIVTDRDDLNTRYCQDLHGQQQTFLPWPENPQGLMDFSYPTELTSMNFNLYQDSSGASTSAQPNFGPHHHSQSHQMASVAEQEEGPDWPEFPGSGHANNFQ